One genomic region from Candidatus Dependentiae bacterium encodes:
- a CDS encoding ankyrin repeat domain-containing protein: MEKLSIKKISYALYICIVLVGFDLKAAFQEFRARKLFHRPESIEPSIPALHKAVDDNDLVRVKALIDRGAFIDELSTVGELELIESLGNDNSLRGNRPMHFAKSAEMVRLLVSLHANLELQNLHGKTPLHSSVEKINASCVRALISAGANIEAMDDNMQTPLHLAARKCKLAKIDQSNASIEITQDLLVHGANMYATSVSNLTPLDYGIKYNNKKFVKAFIAAGYDVAKIDFTKLRGEQGARHLQEVEDLLEWYTPERIDKENSLLGQSIEFAHDQYKKGKPWLLGAMLGLGKNSSLESLVHRNISDRSRSHFEPSYLEGQIIPALKKQMPN, from the coding sequence GTGGAAAAGTTATCAATAAAAAAAATATCATACGCTTTGTATATCTGCATTGTTTTGGTTGGCTTTGATTTAAAGGCTGCGTTTCAAGAATTTAGAGCAAGAAAGCTGTTTCATAGACCAGAGTCTATTGAGCCATCTATTCCTGCGCTGCATAAGGCCGTGGATGATAATGATTTGGTAAGGGTTAAGGCGCTTATTGATAGAGGCGCTTTCATTGATGAGCTATCAACGGTTGGTGAGCTTGAGCTGATTGAGTCACTTGGAAATGATAATAGTTTACGTGGCAATAGGCCTATGCATTTTGCAAAGAGTGCAGAAATGGTGCGCTTGCTTGTATCGCTTCATGCAAACCTGGAACTACAAAATCTTCATGGAAAAACCCCATTGCACTCCAGTGTAGAAAAAATAAACGCTTCTTGCGTGAGAGCATTAATTTCTGCTGGTGCAAACATAGAGGCGATGGATGACAATATGCAAACACCGCTTCATCTAGCTGCTCGTAAATGCAAGTTAGCAAAGATTGATCAATCAAATGCTTCGATTGAGATAACACAAGATCTGTTGGTCCATGGTGCAAATATGTACGCGACAAGTGTTTCGAATCTCACGCCATTGGATTATGGAATAAAGTATAATAATAAAAAGTTTGTTAAAGCTTTTATAGCTGCTGGATATGACGTTGCCAAAATTGATTTTACAAAGCTTAGAGGGGAGCAGGGCGCTAGACATCTTCAAGAAGTGGAAGATTTACTGGAGTGGTATACCCCTGAAAGAATTGATAAAGAAAATAGTTTACTTGGACAATCTATTGAGTTTGCCCACGATCAGTACAAAAAGGGTAAACCATGGTTGCTTGGAGCTATGCTTGGACTGGGAAAAAATAGTAGCTTAGAATCTTTGGTACATCGTAACATTTCAGATAGGTCTCGAAGTCATTTTGAGCCATCGTATCTTGAAGGTCAGATTATTCCTGCACTAAAAAAACAAATGCCGAATTAG